From Arcticibacter tournemirensis, one genomic window encodes:
- a CDS encoding L-rhamnose mutarotase produces the protein MRRYCFGLDLKDNEELIKEYELYHKAVWPEIIESIRDSGITAMDIYRLHTRLFMIMETDDSFDFEKKAAADSSNERVREWEQLMWKYQQGLPWAKPGEKWMLMEKVFSLDEV, from the coding sequence ATGAGAAGATACTGTTTCGGACTCGACTTAAAAGATAATGAAGAGCTGATCAAGGAGTATGAGCTTTATCATAAAGCAGTATGGCCTGAAATCATTGAGAGCATCAGAGATTCGGGCATTACTGCGATGGACATCTACCGCCTGCATACACGGTTATTTATGATCATGGAGACAGACGATTCCTTTGATTTCGAAAAGAAGGCAGCTGCCGATTCATCCAATGAAAGAGTGAGGGAATGGGAACAGCTGATGTGGAAATATCAGCAAGGACTGCCCTGGGCAAAACCGGGGGAAAAATGGATGCTTATGGAAAAGGTGTTTTCCCTCGATGAAGTTTGA
- a CDS encoding dihydroorotase produces the protein MKTILLRSVTILYPGSAFNNKTADVLIKDGKIAEVSQYIAAGDEDLVLIECQGKMLSPGFFDLNANLGEPGYETKEDLISGAAAAVAGGFTGLAVQPATHPPLHSKAEVSYIVNRSKDFLTDIYPVGCISFNREGKDLAEIYDMFLAGAIAFTDGSRPVCDSGLMSRALLYVKGFDGLIFSYPEDTSIAGKGKMNEGVMSTYLGMKGIPALAEEVFISRDLYLAEYNESKVHFSTISTAGSVSLIREAKKKGLKVSCDVAAHHLVLTEDSLADFDSNFKVKPPLRTLKDVEALIEGLNDGTIDAIVSQHTPHEIEFKDVEFEIASFGITGLQTVLPLALKAGLSPAQIAEKLAVNPRRIVNVPVPVLEPGEIANFVLFDPEEEWLFDDEANRSKSSNSPFMGQKLKGKAVLVCNKEQIVGL, from the coding sequence ATGAAAACAATACTTCTTCGTTCAGTCACCATTTTATATCCCGGATCGGCTTTCAATAATAAAACAGCGGATGTTTTGATAAAAGATGGGAAAATTGCAGAGGTTTCTCAGTACATCGCAGCAGGAGATGAGGACCTCGTTCTCATAGAATGTCAGGGAAAAATGCTGTCGCCCGGATTTTTTGATCTTAATGCGAATCTGGGCGAACCCGGTTACGAGACTAAAGAAGATCTGATCAGCGGCGCTGCAGCAGCAGTAGCAGGAGGTTTTACGGGTCTCGCTGTACAACCCGCGACACATCCCCCTTTACACTCCAAGGCAGAAGTATCCTATATCGTTAATCGTTCAAAAGACTTTCTTACAGATATATATCCGGTAGGATGTATCAGTTTTAACCGCGAAGGAAAAGATCTCGCAGAAATATATGATATGTTTCTGGCAGGCGCTATCGCTTTTACAGACGGTTCAAGGCCTGTTTGCGATTCGGGACTGATGAGCCGTGCTTTGCTTTATGTTAAAGGTTTTGACGGGCTTATTTTTTCATATCCCGAGGACACCTCTATAGCTGGAAAAGGAAAGATGAATGAAGGAGTGATGAGTACATACCTCGGAATGAAGGGAATCCCCGCACTCGCAGAGGAAGTATTTATTTCCCGGGACTTGTATCTGGCGGAGTATAATGAATCGAAAGTGCATTTCAGTACAATTTCAACCGCGGGAAGTGTGTCTCTCATCAGAGAAGCAAAAAAGAAAGGTTTGAAAGTAAGCTGCGATGTGGCCGCACATCACCTGGTGCTTACTGAAGACTCATTGGCCGACTTTGATAGTAACTTTAAAGTAAAGCCTCCTCTTAGGACTCTAAAGGATGTTGAGGCCTTAATCGAAGGACTAAATGACGGCACCATAGATGCCATTGTTTCCCAGCATACCCCTCACGAGATAGAATTTAAGGATGTAGAATTTGAAATAGCTTCTTTTGGAATTACAGGCCTCCAGACGGTACTTCCGCTCGCATTAAAAGCGGGACTCTCGCCGGCGCAGATTGCAGAGAAGCTGGCTGTGAATCCGCGCAGGATAGTTAATGTCCCGGTGCCGGTCCTCGAGCCAGGCGAAATTGCAAATTTCGTGCTGTTTGATCCGGAAGAAGAATGGCTATTTGACGATGAGGCAAACCGGTCGAAATCATCTAATTCGCCTTTTATGGGGCAAAAACTTAAGGGGAAGGCCGTGTTAGTTTGTAATAAAGAACAGATTGTGGGGCTGTAA
- a CDS encoding BatA domain-containing protein: MRFLFPGFLFALITVIIPILIHLFNFRRLKRVYFSNVSFLKAIEQKSSSARKLKRLLLLAVRMLALIFLVLAFARPYIPSSSDSTSAFRQQVVSIYIDNSYSMELLTREGNLLEEAKRRAREIASAYDINDKYQLLTNDFEGRHQRLLNYEDFISALDAVKVSGVRRTLQQVINRQTDLLLQQTGSEKTAFLISDFQTNMLSRARLNEDSAISCRLVKLEAAPQPNISIDSAWFVSPVHKSGESEKLVVRLKNNSDRKAENVPVKVMVDRRQKAIGAVTVPARSARRDTLSFSGLAAGWRRGTVTITDYPVTFDDRLFFSFYVRPSMSLLVINSGEQNPYVNAVYAAKPFFRVDNVHLGNINYSSLSSYPLIILNGADKISEGASQQLKIYVQNGGSLMVFPSVTEDISALKMLTQTLGTDIPEATGMQPLKVNYVNYQHPLFRGVFEKIPRNVDLPAALKYVLYKRSGRAAGSPLMELPGRRPFLSQYTVGNGYVYLSAAALTEEAANLVRHSFFVPVMYQSAFLSLRDKALSSTIGKDSYIEINRITLPGNQILKLKNEKAEVIPDVRQTAGGTRLFIADQIREAGQYNLLKGDSLVAVSSFNDDREESDLSYASEKDLLQQFSGNKAEVFSPGRAPLKNTVKAVNYGVQLWKLCLILALIFLAAEILLLKFYGRREGERLQQGT; this comes from the coding sequence ATGAGATTCCTTTTTCCCGGATTCCTTTTTGCATTAATAACGGTAATTATACCCATACTCATTCATCTGTTTAATTTCAGGCGGTTGAAAAGAGTATATTTTAGTAATGTTAGTTTTCTGAAGGCAATTGAACAAAAATCTTCTTCCGCCAGGAAGCTAAAGAGATTACTGCTTTTAGCGGTACGGATGCTGGCACTGATATTTTTGGTTCTTGCTTTCGCTCGTCCTTACATTCCTTCATCCAGCGATAGTACCTCTGCTTTCAGGCAGCAGGTTGTCAGTATTTACATTGATAATTCATATAGCATGGAATTGCTGACGAGGGAGGGTAATTTACTGGAAGAGGCGAAGCGCCGAGCCAGAGAGATTGCTTCTGCATATGATATTAATGATAAGTACCAGTTGCTGACGAATGATTTTGAGGGTCGTCATCAGCGCCTGCTCAACTATGAAGATTTTATTTCTGCGCTGGATGCAGTGAAGGTGAGTGGAGTGAGACGTACACTTCAACAGGTAATTAACCGTCAGACGGATTTGCTGCTCCAGCAAACGGGGTCGGAGAAGACCGCTTTTCTTATCTCTGACTTTCAAACAAACATGCTGTCGCGAGCCAGGTTGAATGAAGATTCGGCGATTTCATGCCGTCTTGTAAAGCTGGAAGCTGCACCTCAACCCAATATATCGATAGACTCTGCGTGGTTTGTATCCCCTGTCCATAAGAGCGGCGAAAGCGAGAAGCTTGTGGTGAGACTGAAAAATAATTCGGATAGAAAAGCTGAGAATGTGCCGGTTAAGGTGATGGTAGATCGCCGTCAAAAAGCCATTGGCGCTGTTACAGTTCCGGCTCGCAGTGCCCGCCGGGACACGCTTTCTTTCAGTGGCCTGGCCGCTGGCTGGCGGCGGGGAACAGTAACTATTACTGATTATCCTGTTACTTTCGACGACCGCCTCTTTTTCTCGTTTTACGTGAGGCCGTCAATGTCCCTGCTGGTGATCAATTCGGGAGAACAGAACCCTTACGTTAACGCCGTATATGCAGCTAAACCTTTTTTCAGGGTTGATAACGTACATTTAGGGAATATAAATTACTCGTCGCTTTCCTCTTACCCGCTAATTATTCTGAATGGCGCGGATAAAATCTCAGAAGGAGCGTCACAGCAGCTAAAGATATATGTACAAAACGGCGGAAGCCTGATGGTGTTTCCCTCGGTTACGGAAGACATCTCAGCGTTGAAGATGCTTACACAAACATTGGGCACCGATATTCCCGAAGCCACAGGAATGCAACCTCTCAAAGTGAATTATGTTAATTATCAGCATCCCTTGTTTAGAGGGGTTTTTGAGAAGATCCCGCGAAATGTTGATCTGCCTGCGGCTCTCAAATACGTTCTTTACAAACGATCGGGACGTGCAGCAGGCAGTCCCCTGATGGAGCTGCCGGGAAGGAGGCCCTTTCTGAGCCAGTATACTGTTGGAAACGGATATGTGTACCTTTCGGCTGCGGCTCTAACTGAAGAAGCCGCCAATCTGGTGAGGCATTCTTTTTTTGTTCCGGTAATGTATCAGTCGGCATTTTTAAGCTTGCGTGACAAAGCGCTGTCGTCTACCATCGGTAAGGATTCCTATATTGAGATTAATAGAATCACATTACCTGGAAATCAAATTCTGAAGCTCAAGAATGAAAAAGCGGAGGTAATACCCGATGTACGACAAACGGCCGGAGGAACGAGGTTATTTATCGCCGACCAGATCAGAGAGGCAGGGCAATATAATTTACTTAAAGGCGATAGTCTGGTTGCGGTAAGCTCCTTTAACGACGACAGGGAGGAATCAGATCTGAGCTATGCATCTGAGAAAGATTTGTTGCAGCAGTTCAGTGGAAATAAAGCAGAAGTATTTAGTCCTGGCAGGGCTCCTTTAAAAAATACTGTAAAAGCAGTAAATTATGGTGTGCAGTTGTGGAAACTTTGTCTAATTTTAGCGCTGATTTTCCTGGCAGCAGAAATTCTTCTTTTAAAATTTTATGGCAGGAGGGAAGGGGAGCGCCTGCAGCAAGGAACTTAA
- a CDS encoding YtxH domain-containing protein, protein MNYKKYLPDALHRSNDTSAIVAALIAGVAIGAAIGILFAPDSGAETRTQISDKAKDLAGSVKDKVQAVRETFQSKADDLSDMKDQVVSNVKSKISGASDQANDVAPGA, encoded by the coding sequence ATGAACTATAAGAAGTATTTGCCAGACGCATTACACAGAAGCAATGATACCTCTGCCATAGTAGCAGCACTTATTGCCGGCGTTGCTATAGGTGCAGCTATTGGAATTTTGTTTGCCCCTGATAGTGGAGCTGAAACGCGTACCCAAATATCTGATAAGGCTAAAGATCTCGCCGGTTCAGTTAAAGACAAGGTTCAGGCTGTAAGAGAAACATTCCAGAGCAAAGCCGACGATCTGAGCGACATGAAAGACCAGGTTGTCAGCAATGTTAAATCAAAAATAAGTGGTGCTTCAGATCAGGCGAACGATGTGGCACCTGGAGCATAA
- a CDS encoding cation diffusion facilitator family transporter, which translates to MAQSHCEHGHHHEKNGNHYHEHGGHHHDDHHHHDGQMHMHPVVKNLRVAFIINLSFSIIEFVGGALTNSVAILSDAVHDLGDAVVIGISLWMEKFSQKGRSMNYSYGYKRFSTLAAFITSVVLLVGSAIIIFESVPRFFHPEEVHAGGMFALAIVGIIFNGLAILRLRKGDSLNQRAVMLHMMEDVLGWIAVLIGSVVIYYTEWYWIDPLMSLGIAAFILVNATKNIFGVFRIFLQSVPQQVDEHRIISRLTGIDQVKSVHDIHIWSMDGNYNVLTAHIVVDKHARVDELNDIKNQAVQILKEQNIQHPTVQIEFQSGACEFERC; encoded by the coding sequence ATGGCTCAATCTCACTGCGAACACGGGCATCATCATGAGAAGAATGGAAACCATTATCATGAACATGGTGGGCATCATCATGATGACCATCACCATCACGATGGACAAATGCATATGCACCCGGTAGTGAAAAATCTGAGAGTCGCTTTTATTATCAATCTTTCATTCTCCATTATCGAATTTGTTGGCGGAGCGCTCACTAATTCGGTAGCAATACTATCGGATGCCGTGCATGATCTTGGCGATGCTGTAGTTATTGGTATCTCCCTCTGGATGGAGAAGTTTTCGCAAAAAGGCCGGAGTATGAATTATTCCTACGGTTATAAACGATTCTCCACTCTTGCTGCTTTTATCACTTCAGTGGTGCTCCTTGTTGGATCGGCTATTATCATTTTTGAATCAGTCCCCCGCTTTTTTCATCCTGAAGAAGTACACGCGGGGGGGATGTTTGCTCTGGCAATAGTGGGGATCATTTTTAACGGACTTGCAATACTACGTCTCCGAAAGGGCGACTCTCTGAACCAACGTGCGGTGATGCTCCACATGATGGAGGATGTTTTGGGCTGGATTGCTGTGCTAATTGGAAGTGTAGTGATCTATTATACCGAATGGTATTGGATAGATCCCTTAATGTCGCTTGGAATAGCTGCGTTTATACTCGTGAACGCTACAAAAAATATCTTTGGCGTGTTCCGGATCTTCCTGCAGTCGGTGCCGCAGCAAGTAGATGAACATCGGATTATTAGCAGGTTAACCGGGATAGACCAGGTTAAAAGTGTCCATGATATCCATATATGGTCGATGGACGGCAATTATAACGTTTTAACTGCACACATCGTAGTGGATAAACATGCCAGGGTAGATGAACTTAACGATATAAAGAACCAGGCTGTTCAAATCCTTAAGGAACAGAACATCCAGCATCCGACCGTTCAAATTGAATTTCAGTCTGGAGCTTGTGAGTTTGAGAGATGCTAA